A portion of the Desulfurobacterium atlanticum genome contains these proteins:
- a CDS encoding bifunctional 3,4-dihydroxy-2-butanone-4-phosphate synthase/GTP cyclohydrolase II yields the protein MVEGRFKLNTVEEAIEDIKSGKMVIVVDDPNRENEGDLVMAAEKVTPEAINFMAKHGRGLICLALTEERFEELGIEMMTPKPTDPKGTAFGISIDAHPKFGTTTGISAYDRAITIKRAISKDAKPEDFVKPGHIFPLRARNGGVLKRSGHTEAAVDLAKLAGLYPAGVICEIMDEDGTMMRLPSLMEYAKKHNLKIISIADLIEYRMKTDRLIKREAEATLPTKYGTWKIYAYTSTVDNKEHVALVMGEINENEPVLVRVHSECLTGDVFGSLKCDCQSQLHKAMEMIGKEGKGVIVYLRQEGRGIGLVNKIKAYNLQDHGFDTVEANLKLGFPPDMRNFGIGAQILRDLGVKKMRLLTNNPKKLIGLEGYGLEIVERVPIEVGICEHNINYIKTKKEKLGHLIKHIKNNQ from the coding sequence ATGGTTGAAGGCAGATTTAAACTTAATACTGTAGAAGAAGCCATTGAAGATATAAAAAGCGGAAAAATGGTTATAGTTGTTGATGACCCGAACAGAGAAAACGAAGGTGACCTTGTTATGGCAGCAGAAAAGGTTACCCCAGAAGCTATAAACTTTATGGCAAAACACGGTAGAGGTTTAATCTGCCTTGCACTGACAGAGGAAAGATTTGAAGAACTCGGTATAGAAATGATGACACCAAAACCGACCGATCCAAAAGGCACAGCTTTTGGTATATCCATAGATGCCCATCCCAAATTTGGCACCACAACCGGCATTTCGGCTTACGACAGAGCAATAACCATAAAAAGAGCAATATCTAAAGATGCTAAACCTGAAGATTTTGTTAAACCGGGCCACATATTTCCCCTTCGTGCAAGAAATGGAGGAGTTTTAAAGCGCTCAGGACACACAGAAGCTGCCGTTGACCTTGCAAAGCTTGCAGGACTTTATCCGGCCGGTGTTATATGCGAAATTATGGATGAAGATGGAACGATGATGAGATTACCATCTCTTATGGAATATGCAAAAAAGCATAATCTTAAAATAATAAGCATTGCCGACCTTATTGAATACCGTATGAAAACAGACCGCCTTATAAAAAGGGAAGCAGAAGCTACCTTGCCAACAAAATACGGAACATGGAAAATTTACGCCTACACCAGCACCGTTGACAACAAAGAACATGTTGCCCTTGTAATGGGAGAAATTAACGAAAATGAACCGGTACTTGTAAGAGTTCATTCTGAATGTTTAACAGGAGATGTGTTTGGCTCTCTTAAGTGTGACTGCCAGTCACAACTTCACAAAGCTATGGAAATGATAGGAAAAGAAGGTAAAGGGGTAATCGTATATCTCAGGCAGGAAGGAAGGGGAATAGGACTTGTAAACAAAATAAAAGCGTATAATCTTCAGGATCACGGATTTGACACGGTAGAAGCAAATCTCAAGTTAGGATTTCCGCCAGATATGAGAAATTTTGGAATAGGAGCACAGATTTTAAGGGATTTAGGCGTTAAGAAAATGCGACTTTTAACAAACAACCCTAAAAAGCTTATAGGACTTGAAGGATATGGGCTTGAAATAGTTGAAAGGGTTCCTATAGAAGTCGGTATCTGTGAGCACAACATAAACTACATAAAAACAAAGAAAGAGAAACTTGGACATCTTATAAAGCACATTAAAAATAACCAGTAG
- a CDS encoding DUF2207 family protein — translation MEEKKRFFISVVISFFLIFLNFIDLRLLFSPLTADYTAVLTINKTVSLQETFDFNVRKGGKYSMLFRNWKVPLVFLKEEVEFPFISLQSLKSEGLWYVVDYKHRVYLKISDKTVADYCKNRAFDNEIGIVNTDLKKFSKGNYSLSAFYSIFPPVESDGKYTHINLKLADSHIFYPKVKIFIKDPESFIKKLYVHMVDYTIEETADGYFISGTSPDNSLVEVEMILKNRVAGFYRKVSDVVSLAESSNRNFSLLFLKGMDKLLFLFSLLFPFGMVVYYWYFGREFSTTIPEFVSFIPDKGKKPYLVNLLFSGDATSCDENGFYATLLDLKRRGFIDLAEKDGKVVVKVLSGRTEDPYEKAVLSFLTDFSEKINDSRILDFENLNKKIQDLIDKKDISTLRKIKSRFDAILGWKDGLLIYNYLDLKGYTVFKTVAVFVMAFLLFFVVINLILANPLIDIYKVLVHCGILFFQLLIFLILPPQVLGRWKEDRYREKLLWEGFKNFLSNFVMMKKYAPSDISIWKEWLVYATALGVADKVEKVMEELKVSIPEIREERILRTGFGGLYYGIGRGISSLSANSSGGGGSFGAGGGFGGGGAGGR, via the coding sequence ATGGAGGAGAAGAAAAGATTTTTTATTTCAGTTGTTATCTCTTTTTTCCTTATTTTTCTGAATTTTATTGATTTAAGGCTTTTGTTTTCACCTTTAACCGCAGATTACACTGCAGTTTTAACCATTAATAAAACAGTTTCTCTTCAAGAAACTTTTGATTTTAATGTAAGGAAAGGCGGAAAATATTCAATGTTGTTCAGGAACTGGAAGGTTCCTCTTGTTTTCCTGAAAGAAGAGGTTGAGTTTCCGTTTATTTCGCTTCAGTCTCTTAAAAGTGAGGGCTTGTGGTATGTTGTTGATTATAAACACAGAGTTTACTTAAAAATTTCTGATAAAACTGTTGCAGACTATTGTAAAAATAGGGCTTTTGATAATGAGATAGGTATTGTAAATACCGACTTAAAGAAATTTAGTAAAGGGAATTATTCTTTATCTGCTTTTTATAGCATTTTCCCTCCTGTTGAAAGTGATGGAAAATATACTCACATCAATTTAAAACTTGCTGATTCTCATATTTTCTATCCGAAAGTGAAAATCTTTATTAAGGATCCTGAGAGTTTTATTAAAAAGTTATATGTTCACATGGTTGATTATACGATAGAAGAAACTGCAGATGGATATTTTATCTCGGGAACTTCACCGGATAACTCTCTTGTAGAAGTGGAGATGATTTTAAAGAATCGTGTAGCCGGCTTTTACAGAAAAGTTTCAGATGTTGTTTCTTTAGCTGAAAGTTCCAACAGGAATTTTTCTCTTCTTTTTTTGAAAGGAATGGATAAACTTCTGTTTCTATTTTCGTTACTTTTTCCTTTCGGGATGGTTGTTTACTACTGGTATTTTGGAAGAGAGTTTTCTACAACAATTCCTGAATTTGTAAGCTTTATTCCCGATAAAGGTAAAAAGCCCTATCTTGTTAATCTTCTTTTTTCAGGTGATGCTACATCATGTGATGAAAACGGTTTTTATGCAACGTTACTTGATTTAAAAAGAAGAGGATTTATTGATTTGGCTGAGAAAGACGGAAAAGTTGTGGTAAAAGTGTTATCTGGCAGGACAGAAGATCCTTATGAAAAAGCTGTTCTCTCTTTCTTGACAGATTTTTCAGAAAAAATAAATGATAGCAGAATTCTTGACTTTGAAAACCTGAACAAAAAAATCCAAGATTTAATTGATAAAAAGGATATTTCCACTCTTAGAAAGATTAAAAGTCGGTTTGATGCTATTTTAGGATGGAAAGATGGTCTGCTGATTTATAACTATCTTGATTTGAAAGGTTATACCGTTTTTAAAACTGTTGCAGTTTTTGTGATGGCTTTTTTACTCTTTTTTGTTGTCATTAACCTGATTTTGGCAAATCCGTTGATTGATATTTATAAAGTTCTGGTTCACTGTGGAATTTTGTTTTTTCAGCTTCTGATTTTTCTGATTTTACCTCCGCAGGTTCTTGGAAGATGGAAAGAAGATAGGTATAGGGAGAAACTTTTGTGGGAAGGTTTTAAAAACTTTCTTTCAAATTTTGTAATGATGAAAAAGTATGCTCCTTCAGATATTTCAATCTGGAAAGAGTGGCTTGTTTACGCTACTGCCCTTGGTGTTGCTGATAAGGTTGAAAAGGTGATGGAAGAGCTTAAGGTTTCTATACCTGAAATCAGGGAAGAGCGGATACTTCGGACAGGCTTTGGAGGTCTATACTATGGAATAGGCAGGGGAATATCTTCCCTTTCTGCTAATTCTTCAGGTGGAGGAGGCAGTTTCGGAGCTGGTGGCGGATTTGGCGGTGGCGGTGCTGGAGGAAGATAA
- a CDS encoding LemA family protein, translated as MIRIAVLVIIAFVFLYLISTYNRFQQLKNGAEATLGQIKVALKKRLDMISQLVDTVKSHAKFEKETFEKIAALRSGIVGAKTPEEISRIEKEARGLMGAINVAVENYPELKTSTVVLELTQAIQDIENEISRHRYTYNNIVQEMNTKIDMFPSNLVASIFGFRKLSYLEFEEEIEKRPKTSW; from the coding sequence ATGATAAGAATTGCCGTTTTGGTCATTATCGCTTTTGTTTTTCTTTATCTTATTTCAACCTATAACAGATTTCAGCAGTTGAAAAACGGGGCTGAAGCTACACTGGGTCAGATAAAGGTTGCTCTTAAAAAGCGCCTTGATATGATTTCTCAGCTTGTGGATACTGTTAAAAGTCATGCTAAGTTTGAAAAAGAGACCTTTGAGAAAATCGCAGCGTTAAGGAGCGGCATAGTAGGGGCAAAAACTCCGGAGGAGATTTCTCGGATAGAAAAGGAAGCAAGAGGGCTTATGGGAGCCATTAATGTTGCTGTTGAGAACTATCCAGAACTTAAAACATCAACGGTTGTTCTTGAGTTAACTCAGGCTATTCAGGATATTGAGAATGAAATATCCCGCCATAGATATACATATAACAATATCGTTCAAGAGATGAACACAAAAATTGATATGTTTCCTTCAAATCTTGTAGCATCTATTTTTGGTTTTAGAAAGCTTTCCTATCTTGAATTTGAAGAAGAGATAGAAAAGCGCCCAAAAACTTCCTGGTAA
- a CDS encoding CinA family protein, translating into MGVEFELKELLTEKKLTLATAESCTGGLVAARIVNVPGSSEYFMGGIVAYDNSIKMKVLNVSAETLLKYGAVSEQTAKEMVKNVKKLLNTNCGISTTGIAGPAGGSNEKPVGLVYIGVSVNEKTEIYRFIFKDKHSDPVKRRNRIRKKAAKKAIKLLVSMLKEEKNG; encoded by the coding sequence ATGGGTGTTGAATTTGAACTTAAAGAACTTTTAACAGAAAAGAAACTTACACTTGCAACTGCAGAAAGCTGCACAGGAGGACTTGTTGCAGCAAGGATAGTAAATGTTCCAGGAAGCTCTGAATACTTTATGGGAGGAATTGTTGCCTACGATAACAGCATAAAGATGAAAGTCCTTAATGTATCAGCAGAAACCCTTCTAAAGTATGGAGCAGTAAGTGAACAAACAGCGAAAGAGATGGTTAAAAATGTAAAAAAACTGCTTAATACAAACTGCGGAATTTCCACTACAGGAATAGCAGGACCAGCAGGAGGAAGTAACGAAAAACCTGTTGGACTGGTCTATATAGGTGTATCTGTAAACGAAAAAACAGAAATTTACAGGTTTATTTTTAAAGATAAACACTCAGACCCGGTTAAAAGAAGAAACAGAATAAGAAAAAAAGCAGCAAAAAAAGCGATAAAACTTTTAGTATCAATGCTTAAGGAAGAGAAAAATGGCTAA
- the folK gene encoding 2-amino-4-hydroxy-6-hydroxymethyldihydropteridine diphosphokinase: MAKVILALGTNLGNRKENLKKAIISISRFAGKVLKETEILETKPFGITNQPYFLNQGILIETYHPPLLLLKILKEIEKRNGRFKTFRWGPRTIDIDILIYDDLAIKTTQLQIPHPGIENRDFFQRIINDFKSTGE, encoded by the coding sequence ATGGCTAAGGTTATACTTGCCCTTGGAACAAACTTAGGAAATAGAAAAGAAAACTTAAAAAAAGCAATAATCTCAATAAGCAGATTTGCAGGGAAAGTTTTAAAAGAAACAGAGATCCTTGAAACAAAACCGTTTGGAATAACCAACCAGCCATATTTTTTAAATCAGGGCATTCTAATAGAAACATATCATCCACCACTCCTGCTTTTAAAAATTTTAAAAGAGATAGAAAAGAGAAACGGCAGATTTAAAACATTCAGATGGGGACCAAGAACTATAGATATAGATATTTTAATTTACGATGATTTAGCTATAAAAACCACCCAATTACAAATCCCACACCCAGGAATAGAAAACAGAGATTTCTTCCAGAGAATTATTAATGATTTTAAGAGCACGGGGGAATGA
- a CDS encoding HU family DNA-binding protein, with protein sequence MTKSELISAIAEKASLRKKDAEAALNAFLEVVTETLKKGDKVEIRGFGTFLMKERAARVARNPKTGKEVKVPPKLVPDFKPGKDLKEATEKVLKASKCKKK encoded by the coding sequence ATGACAAAAAGTGAACTTATCAGCGCAATTGCCGAGAAGGCAAGTTTAAGGAAGAAGGACGCAGAGGCAGCTCTTAATGCGTTTCTTGAAGTTGTAACAGAAACCCTTAAAAAGGGTGATAAAGTTGAAATCAGAGGTTTCGGAACTTTCCTTATGAAAGAAAGAGCTGCCAGAGTGGCAAGAAATCCAAAAACAGGGAAAGAAGTTAAAGTTCCACCAAAACTGGTACCAGACTTCAAGCCTGGTAAGGATTTAAAAGAAGCTACTGAAAAGGTTTTAAAAGCAAGCAAGTGTAAGAAAAAATAA
- a CDS encoding DUF167 domain-containing protein produces MNRIVKVENGKLKVKVTAPPENGKANDSVINLLSKELKISKSSFEVIKGLLNREKVILIKSEKIDEVEKKLQNLLKKLT; encoded by the coding sequence ATGAATAGAATAGTTAAAGTGGAAAACGGCAAACTGAAAGTTAAAGTTACTGCTCCTCCTGAAAATGGAAAAGCCAATGATAGTGTAATTAATCTTTTGTCAAAAGAGCTTAAAATTTCAAAGTCATCTTTTGAAGTGATTAAGGGATTATTAAACAGAGAGAAGGTTATTCTTATAAAAAGTGAAAAAATTGATGAAGTTGAGAAAAAATTGCAGAATTTATTAAAAAAACTTACATAA
- a CDS encoding DivIVA domain-containing protein, producing MKNEELKIKPRDIRTKEFSKKVFGYNPDEVDAFLIEVANEFQNLLNKIELLKNSTAEAKKEKILRELKQEIDKKLEEVKLEKKRLEDEKKQLQLEIENLKNIQKRFANKLKLTIIELTRIFEEIKPDDKDKQKSELSDTGIEGSAKSENE from the coding sequence ATGAAAAATGAAGAATTAAAAATTAAACCGCGAGATATAAGAACAAAGGAATTTTCAAAAAAAGTTTTTGGCTACAATCCTGATGAGGTGGATGCGTTTTTAATAGAAGTGGCAAATGAATTTCAAAATCTCCTTAATAAAATAGAACTTTTAAAGAATTCTACTGCAGAGGCAAAAAAGGAAAAGATTTTAAGAGAGTTGAAACAGGAGATTGATAAAAAGCTTGAAGAAGTTAAACTTGAAAAGAAAAGGCTTGAAGATGAAAAAAAGCAGCTTCAGTTAGAGATAGAGAATTTGAAAAATATTCAGAAAAGGTTTGCAAATAAACTTAAGTTAACGATTATTGAGTTAACCAGAATATTTGAGGAGATAAAGCCTGATGATAAAGATAAACAGAAGTCAGAATTGTCTGACACTGGAATTGAAGGTTCAGCCAAAAGCGAAAATGAATAG
- a CDS encoding YggT family protein: MVREFLHYIIQFLIWFIIIGAVFTWIPPANRSKFADKIIEITDNFLEPIRNIIPPIGGIDISPLIAIIILQLIDNFIRRGF; this comes from the coding sequence ATGGTAAGAGAATTTTTGCATTATATTATTCAGTTTCTTATATGGTTTATAATAATAGGTGCTGTATTTACATGGATTCCTCCGGCTAATAGATCGAAATTTGCTGATAAAATAATAGAGATTACGGATAATTTTCTTGAACCTATTAGAAATATTATTCCTCCGATAGGCGGCATAGATATAAGTCCCTTAATTGCTATAATAATTTTGCAGTTGATAGATAATTTTATTAGAAGAGGGTTTTAA
- the rdgB gene encoding RdgB/HAM1 family non-canonical purine NTP pyrophosphatase: MEKLVIASKNKGKVKEIKARLSELGLEVLSIADFDVPEAPETGNTFIENVYQKSSFYATYLNLPVLSDDSGLEVEALGGLPGVHSSRFAGENATDEQNLQKLIALLKKKGLKESPAAFKCFMMITFPDLKGFWSEGELKGKVIVEPRGEKGFGYDPVFIPDGDTRTLAEYDIYEKNKISHRGKALEKIVNLLKEKL, translated from the coding sequence ATGGAAAAGCTTGTTATAGCAAGTAAAAATAAAGGTAAAGTAAAAGAGATAAAAGCCAGGCTCAGTGAATTAGGGTTGGAAGTCTTATCTATAGCTGACTTTGATGTTCCAGAAGCTCCAGAGACGGGCAATACATTTATAGAAAATGTTTATCAAAAATCTTCCTTTTATGCTACTTATTTAAATCTTCCTGTTCTTTCTGATGATTCCGGGCTTGAGGTGGAAGCCCTCGGAGGATTACCGGGGGTTCACTCTTCAAGGTTTGCCGGCGAAAATGCAACGGATGAGCAGAATCTTCAAAAGCTTATTGCACTTTTAAAAAAGAAAGGTTTAAAAGAGTCACCGGCGGCGTTTAAATGTTTTATGATGATAACTTTTCCTGATTTAAAGGGATTCTGGAGTGAAGGGGAGCTTAAAGGGAAAGTTATTGTTGAACCACGTGGAGAGAAAGGCTTTGGCTATGATCCTGTGTTTATTCCTGATGGAGATACAAGAACCCTTGCTGAGTATGATATTTATGAAAAAAACAAAATAAGCCATAGAGGAAAAGCACTTGAAAAGATAGTTAATCTTTTAAAGGAGAAACTGTAA
- the murI gene encoding glutamate racemase — translation MSKNRPIGIFDSGVGGLTVLKAFRDMYPGENYIYFGDTARVPYGTKSERTVIRYSIENSRLLERFNVKLIVVACNTSSSVALDILNREFDVPVVGVVKPGAVAAVKATRSKNIGIIGTEATINSGSYRREILSIDPFVNVFEKSCPLFVPLIEEGWIDDSITFEVAKRYLSYLKDKNIDTLVLGCTHYPLIKDLIQKVLEGVSLVDSAEETVKMTAKVMNGNLKKDGEGKVKILVSDLNSRFEKIAEMIMGDTFQIEEISIE, via the coding sequence ATGAGTAAAAATCGTCCTATAGGGATATTTGATTCTGGAGTTGGTGGTTTAACTGTATTAAAGGCTTTTAGAGATATGTATCCTGGCGAAAACTATATCTATTTTGGTGATACTGCAAGGGTTCCTTATGGGACAAAGTCTGAAAGAACCGTTATAAGATACAGCATTGAAAATTCAAGGCTTTTAGAAAGATTTAATGTGAAGCTTATAGTTGTAGCATGTAACACTTCTTCCTCTGTTGCTCTTGATATTTTAAATAGAGAGTTTGATGTACCTGTTGTAGGAGTTGTAAAGCCTGGGGCTGTTGCAGCTGTTAAAGCAACACGTTCTAAAAATATTGGAATTATAGGAACTGAAGCAACGATAAATAGTGGTTCTTATAGGAGAGAGATTCTATCAATAGATCCTTTTGTAAATGTTTTTGAAAAATCCTGTCCCCTTTTTGTCCCTCTTATAGAGGAAGGATGGATAGATGACAGTATCACTTTTGAAGTGGCAAAGAGGTATCTTTCTTACCTTAAAGATAAAAATATTGATACGCTTGTTCTTGGGTGTACACATTATCCGTTGATAAAAGATTTGATTCAAAAGGTTCTGGAAGGGGTTTCTCTTGTGGATTCTGCTGAAGAAACTGTTAAAATGACAGCTAAAGTTATGAACGGAAATTTAAAAAAGGATGGAGAGGGAAAGGTTAAAATACTTGTTAGTGATTTAAATAGCAGATTTGAAAAAATAGCAGAAATGATAATGGGAGATACTTTTCAGATAGAAGAGATTTCAATTGAATAA
- a CDS encoding RelA/SpoT family protein: protein MRSCNEIIEKIKEYRNNFDEKIIEKAYNYAKEKHEGQFRKSGEPYFSHPAEVAYILAELKMDIQTIVAGLLHDVVEDTDATIEEIEKLFGKEIAFIVAGVTKLEQYQFSSKEERNAESFRKLLISLSEDIRVLIVKLADRLHNMRTLDGRSPNGQKRTANETLTIYAPLANRLGLYKIKNELEDLSLKYLEPEIYKEIEEKLKKKKKVISTYLSEIIETVKKKLKENGIEGTVQWRFKHIYGIYNKMVKKGIPFEEIYDIAGIRIITDTVPNCYVIAGIIHSLWMPVPGRLKDYIAVPKPNMYQSLHTTVVGPRGQFIEFQIRTWKMHQVAEMGIAAHWKYKEGGGKLSESERERFLWLRNLLEWVKEEKDTKEFMENVKSDLYEEDIYVFTPKGDLKTLPKGATPVDFAYSIHTSIGHRCIGAKVNGKLVSLNHILKSGDKVEIITGNNENPKRDWLTFVKTSKARTAIKSFIKKQENERAKKLGESILEKYLRKYIGKGINYLYENDFSAQLKSLGYSNIEYAIVDVGFGKLDGEKLVRRLLNIQEEQEKKRKTSVKKEDADIIIDGIENILVNLGKCCNPLPGDEVIGVVTKGRGIVVHTINCVVAQQIMESSPGRILTVNFKPSDKLYQAKIRVFIEDRPGMLAAVSSKIGDTKTNIIGAYTRTIGGRAILDFTVQVKDKTQLEKVMNAIKMTKGVLNVKRIRREKVKIR from the coding sequence TTGAGAAGTTGTAATGAAATTATAGAAAAGATTAAAGAATACAGAAACAATTTTGATGAAAAAATCATTGAAAAAGCGTACAACTACGCAAAAGAGAAACATGAAGGACAGTTTAGAAAGTCTGGAGAACCATACTTCTCTCATCCAGCAGAAGTAGCATACATACTTGCAGAACTTAAAATGGACATCCAGACGATAGTAGCCGGATTACTTCACGATGTTGTTGAAGATACAGACGCAACAATTGAAGAGATAGAAAAACTTTTTGGAAAAGAGATTGCATTCATAGTTGCCGGAGTAACAAAACTTGAACAGTATCAATTTTCAAGTAAAGAAGAAAGAAATGCAGAAAGTTTCAGAAAACTGCTCATATCTCTCTCTGAAGACATAAGAGTATTGATAGTTAAGCTTGCTGATAGACTTCACAACATGAGAACACTGGATGGAAGAAGTCCTAACGGACAGAAAAGAACCGCTAATGAAACTTTAACAATATATGCTCCTCTTGCAAACCGACTCGGTCTTTACAAAATAAAAAACGAACTTGAAGACTTATCCCTTAAATACCTTGAACCTGAAATTTACAAAGAGATAGAGGAAAAGCTTAAGAAAAAGAAAAAGGTTATAAGCACATACCTTTCTGAAATAATAGAAACTGTTAAAAAGAAATTGAAAGAAAATGGAATAGAAGGCACAGTTCAATGGCGTTTTAAGCACATTTACGGCATTTACAACAAAATGGTAAAAAAAGGAATTCCTTTTGAAGAGATATACGACATTGCAGGTATAAGAATTATCACAGACACAGTTCCCAACTGTTATGTAATTGCCGGGATAATCCACAGTCTATGGATGCCTGTCCCAGGAAGGTTAAAAGATTATATAGCAGTTCCAAAACCAAATATGTACCAATCTTTACATACAACAGTTGTTGGTCCAAGAGGACAGTTTATAGAGTTTCAAATAAGAACATGGAAAATGCATCAGGTAGCAGAAATGGGAATAGCAGCTCACTGGAAGTATAAAGAGGGAGGAGGAAAACTTTCTGAATCAGAAAGAGAAAGATTTTTGTGGCTCAGAAATCTTCTTGAATGGGTTAAAGAGGAAAAAGATACAAAAGAGTTTATGGAAAATGTTAAAAGCGACCTTTATGAAGAAGATATATACGTTTTCACACCTAAAGGAGACCTTAAAACCCTTCCCAAAGGAGCAACCCCTGTAGATTTTGCATACTCAATTCACACAAGCATAGGACACAGATGTATAGGAGCTAAAGTTAACGGTAAACTTGTTTCCTTAAACCACATTTTAAAAAGTGGTGACAAGGTAGAAATAATAACAGGAAATAATGAAAATCCTAAAAGAGACTGGCTTACATTTGTCAAAACCTCAAAAGCAAGAACGGCAATAAAATCTTTTATTAAAAAACAGGAAAACGAACGGGCTAAAAAATTAGGTGAAAGCATATTAGAAAAGTATCTGCGTAAATATATAGGAAAAGGAATTAACTACCTTTACGAAAACGATTTTTCTGCTCAACTTAAATCTTTAGGATACAGCAATATTGAGTATGCCATTGTAGATGTAGGATTCGGAAAGCTTGACGGAGAAAAACTTGTAAGAAGACTTTTAAACATACAGGAAGAACAGGAGAAAAAAAGAAAAACTTCTGTAAAAAAAGAGGACGCCGATATAATTATTGACGGTATTGAAAACATACTTGTTAATCTTGGTAAATGCTGCAATCCACTACCTGGAGATGAAGTTATAGGTGTTGTTACAAAAGGAAGAGGTATTGTTGTTCATACGATAAACTGCGTAGTAGCACAGCAGATAATGGAAAGTTCTCCAGGAAGAATACTTACAGTAAACTTTAAACCATCAGACAAACTGTATCAGGCAAAAATAAGAGTATTTATAGAAGACAGGCCGGGAATGCTTGCAGCTGTTTCATCAAAAATAGGAGACACAAAAACAAACATAATCGGAGCATACACAAGAACGATTGGAGGAAGGGCTATACTTGACTTTACAGTTCAAGTTAAAGACAAAACTCAACTTGAAAAGGTCATGAACGCAATAAAAATGACAAAAGGTGTCCTTAACGTAAAAAGAATACGGAGAGAAAAAGTTAAGATAAGATAG
- the ispE gene encoding 4-(cytidine 5'-diphospho)-2-C-methyl-D-erythritol kinase, protein MKIILPSPAKINLSLWVNGKREDGYHNILTVFHTINLFDYISIQRSGHLELNVAGSTSVPAGGDNLIIKACDVFYKHTGIKPKVSITLDKKIPVGAGLGGGSSNAAVVLKGLNQLYDFPVDDEKLVEMASEIGSDVAFFIKGGLAIGCQRGEKLTFYGSQNFDILLVFPNIFCSTAEVYKNLPPLNRNMEIEDAERLILIPLMKRDYKTLRKNMWNDLELSQADCVRKVMEVKKTIEDSVETRVIMSGSGSSLFAVLDKGKKEKIDITPLQRKGWWVKFLSAI, encoded by the coding sequence ATGAAAATAATACTACCATCTCCAGCTAAAATTAATCTATCCCTATGGGTTAACGGAAAAAGAGAAGACGGCTACCATAATATATTAACAGTTTTTCATACTATAAATCTTTTTGATTATATATCAATTCAGCGTTCTGGACATCTTGAGCTTAATGTTGCAGGTTCAACTTCTGTTCCGGCTGGTGGAGATAATCTTATTATAAAGGCGTGTGATGTCTTTTATAAACATACAGGGATAAAACCTAAAGTGAGTATTACACTTGATAAGAAAATTCCTGTAGGTGCAGGTCTTGGTGGTGGAAGTTCAAATGCTGCTGTTGTTCTTAAAGGTTTGAATCAACTTTACGATTTTCCTGTTGATGATGAAAAGCTTGTAGAGATGGCTTCTGAAATAGGTTCTGATGTTGCGTTTTTTATAAAAGGTGGGCTTGCCATAGGTTGCCAGAGAGGGGAAAAACTTACATTTTATGGAAGTCAGAATTTTGATATTTTGCTTGTATTTCCTAATATATTCTGCTCTACAGCAGAAGTTTATAAAAATCTTCCACCTTTAAATAGAAATATGGAAATAGAGGATGCTGAGAGATTGATTCTTATTCCTCTCATGAAAAGAGATTATAAAACTTTGAGAAAAAATATGTGGAACGATCTTGAACTTTCACAGGCTGATTGTGTGAGAAAAGTTATGGAAGTTAAAAAAACAATAGAAGATTCAGTTGAAACAAGAGTTATTATGAGCGGTAGTGGTTCAAGTTTGTTTGCGGTTTTAGATAAAGGTAAAAAAGAAAAAATAGATATTACCCCCTTGCAAAGAAAAGGCTGGTGGGTTAAATTTCTTTCTGCAATTTAG